The Thunnus thynnus chromosome 1, fThuThy2.1, whole genome shotgun sequence nucleotide sequence TCAGTCAGCGTGCTGTTGACAAACCTCATTGAGGGAAATCTGCTTCCCTTGGCTCTTGTCTGGATAACttcccgacctgcagcagccagtcAGATCCCTCTCACATATGTTGACAGGGTAACAGAAGTACGAGGCTTCACTGATgcccagaaggaggagtacttcaggaggaAATTCAGTGATGAAAAGCTGTCCAAcagaatcatctcacacatcaagacatccaggATTCTCCACATCATGTGTATGATCCCAATCTTCTGCTGGATTACTGCTAGAGTTCTGAAGTGCATGTTGACtacagaccagagaggagagctgcccaagaccctgactgacatgtactcacacttcctgctgcttctttgctggacaaagaggaagaagcaaaaCTATGATGAGGAACATGAGACGAGTCCACAGGAGCTGACGGAGGCTGACAGGGAAGTTCTTCTGAAGCTGGGGAGGCTTGCGTTTGAACATCTgaagaaaggaaacatcatgttctaTAAAGAAGACCTGGAGCAGTGtggtcttgatgtcacagaggcctCAGTGTGCTCGGGAGTTTGTACAGAGATCTTCAAAAAAGAGAGTGTGATCTTCCAGAAAACagtctactgctttgttcacctgagcgttcaggagtttctggctgcagtctacatGTACCACTGTTACACAAACAGGAAGGCAGAGGTACTGGAGGAATTCCTGGGAGAGGAGTACAAACTCAGGCAGTCAAAACCAAAGTCTTTCCTCGAGAAAATTTCTGCTTATTTCAGAAATAATGACAGGCATGACCCATCTGACAGTAATCATAATTACCCATCATTGGATGACTTCCTGAGGAGAGCCATGGAGAAATCTCTCAGAAATGAAAATGGCCACCTGGACCTGTTTGTTCgcttccttcatggcctctctctggagTCCAACCAGAGTCTCTTGGGGGACCTGCtgggtcagacagagaaaagtcCAGAAATCATCCAGAGAGTCACCAACAACCTGAAGAAGATGAACACTCTTGATatctctcctgacagaagcatcaacatcttccactgtctgatggagatgaacgactgctcagtacatcaggagatccaagagttcctgaagtcagagaacagatcagAGAAGAGACTCTCTGATatccactgctcagctctggcctacatgctgcagatgtcagaggaggttctggatGAGTTGGACCTGAAGAAGTACAACACATCACTGGAGGGACGCAAGagactgatcccagctgtgaggaactgcagaaaggcTCGGTAAATTCAGATGTGCTTAACATTATAAATCAGTGTAGATTAGTAGTTTAgttcttcaaatataaataatataaaattcttattattgttaaaatagtaCTCTACTTGTTTATAGCCAAAATAATACATCAATTATATTTAGTCACAGATGTTGTTGAGCCGTTTCAAATGTTGTGAGTGcaaataatgttgatttttcagTTGGTTGTGTTTAGCTGTTAATGAATGcagttattctatttatttttagtaaTTATTAAtggattttacagttttttcttctATTCATCTTCCTTTGGGTGATGGGGGCATTGTTCAAACCTGGTAAAACAAATAAGGGACTTTAGAGGTTGTGGTGGTTGTGATACATGTATCAGTATTTTTCAGTTATCAGTAGGGATAGGCATTTCAAGAGAAAATACTATTCTACATTCACTAGGAACTATTCGACCGTTCTTCAAAGGTTCCTCACATGCATGTGTCATAATAAATCTCTGGACCTCAGTTTGAAGAAGTTTCTGCAGATGTCTCAAATCAGCTCACACCTCTGTCCAACCTCTTCATACTGGCCAATTACACAATAAGAAACTCTTTACATCATTTCCATATTCTTTCTTctggctttatttttttaaaggtaatTCTTGCCATTTTTCATCCTTATTTCTTAATTCTCTCttgaagttattttaaaaaaataatgaaatttaatacaaacacacttacaaTTTAATCCAGTGCACTGAGTGTGATTATCTTTACCATATTATGTGCCCTTACATTAATCACAAGAATTTGTGAGGTGTACATATAATATGACTGGTATAATGcttcataataataacaattccACATACTTCTGCTTAAAACTTATCATATCAATAATCATCGTTttgctttgcattttgtttCCTTCAGCACATCACAAGTCTTTAAAATTATaccacacatgcacagggagagagagagagagagacagagagagaaactcatTCACGATTTTCACAACTCTCAACACTCTCAAACGACTATGCATAGTAGTTTCAGACTTGTAATATGCTAGCTTTACCTGGCAGAGTTTGTGCGTTAcctcatttttgtttatttttttgaagGAATTCCACACAGAACTTTTTGATGGCTGTAGTAATCGTGTACATGTAGTTGCATGTTTCTCCTGTTTGTTTAGCCTGTCTCACAGCGCTGTAGTAAATGCTGTAGGTACTGCCCTTGTATGGAAAAGAGCCAAACTGAACGTGCCACACATGTTCTATTGGCACCTGGTAGTTAAAACAggggaaaatatattttttaagacaAGGCAATAGTGACATGAACTATTtgatttttataatttaatgaCTATTCAAAAACTTGAAAATCATGTTAGTTATCAGTGAATGCAGTAAAGTTATTATTACATGAGGAGGTTCtacaaataatatataatcaGACAAACTGTTTTTACCATTATGATTAAGAGTTTAAAATATGATCTGTATCATTTTCCAAAGGCACTTTCTGAAGTAATGGAGAATTGctttcatcatatttttttcttaatggttTCAGAGCCATTTCATAGTGAGCACAGGGGATCagcaaatctgatgaaaattatttttgaatgtaaaaacaaaattagctgaaacactgatgtgaagagcaaatgttaatcaaaatagggaatgtcaaactgtttcatcatcaaatgcatgaagtaaatataaagtgtccTCTTTCATGATAACATATGTTGTAATATATGTGTCATGACAGACTTACTGCCTGTAAACTCTTTGAGACTCACTGTTAAGttgtggcctcagctctgaagtccaacccctcccatctgagagagatTGACCTCAGTCTCTATGAGTGGCAGGATTCAGGAGTAAAGCTCAGCTGggctggagagtccacactgtagattGGAGACTCTGAGATCAGTTCACTCACTGctgttactattgttgatcttaatTTACCAACTTAACCTAatttatgtactgtacatacatttacatccattaagttaattttcttttttccatgtTAATTTTTTTACTGTGCAAAATTTAGTCTGTTGTCataaaagatgactgattcttaaagaaacaatagaaaatgtccactcttagttgttaaagtaaattaatgttCATAATTTTTGGTAAAGCTTCACACCTTTATACAAAAGATCCTTTCAACTAATATCTGTTTAGAATTGATCAAGTTTACTTGCTGAAGGAGAGATAattctttattatattctttaatgggttttaatgaataatgtctgatcattgatattgatccttcagaacacatacacacagagggaCACAGAGAGAACAATGCAGgtgttttaaagtattttttatgaatcagtgttgacatgaataggTGTCTGAATTTTATGGTaacatttggatgatgtctgtagaagaCTGAcatgatgatccacaataacacaatgataAAACAATGATAAAGTTAATAATGGaataaaatgactcattttagAGAAAGGCTCATTGATTAGGATATAGTAATattgaactacacatttaaaacctgaatgcatctgattggattataaatggattttaatctacattatttattatttatttattcagattgagtggCTGCattttgtcagagatcagctgtgcttctctggcctcagctctgaagtccaacccctcccatctgagagagctggatctgagtgAAAACAAGCTTctggattcaggagtgaagctgctgtgtgatttccTGGAGAGTCcgcactgtagactggagattCTGATGTCAGTTCACTGACTCTGTTACTATTGTTGTTGTGCTTTATGTGTTAACAACTGAACCTAATTTATGCACGTCCATAACTTGTATTCATGAAGTTGTTTTccgtattttcatttttaattgtacaAAATTTGgtctgtagttataaaagatgactgattcttaaagaaactgtagaaaatgtccactattagtttttaaaatcaactaatgtttatcatttttgttaaagagtcacatctgtatgCAAAAGATGctctcaactaatatctgtttAAAGAGAGAGATCAATGCACGcgtttaaagtattttttatgaatcagtgttgacatgaataggtgtcatgaatgttgtggtgacatttggatgatatctgtagaaggctgacattaCAATGATCCACAATAATACAATGACAAAGTCACTCTACTCATTTTAGAGAAAAGCTTATTGATTAGGACATAGTAAcaccatttattatttattcagatTGGGTGACTGccgtttgtcagagatcagctgtgagtctctggcctcagctctgaagtccaatccctcccatctgagagagctggatctgagaGGAAACTACAtgctgcaggattcaggagtgaaactgctgtgtgattttctgaaGAGTCCCCACTGTAAATtgaagactctgaggtcagacaccacTTTTTACTTCTTCTGTGAGATTAATATGGTGTGAAAATTGTAGTGACACTAAACTGTAGACATAAAGCTGATACTATGCTGATCCACACTGGTAAAGTCTATTCTATAGACTTAGCCTATTCTTCAGTGGTATGGTCTATTGACTGTGTCAGAGTAACGTTGAGCTGCATATTTAAAGCCTTGATATAACAAGAAATCCTACAAtggataattcactctgaacctcttgaactctgttttttgtcttttatatttgacagattttaacctgcatcctgttgagTTTaggtgtttggagtttccatctTCTAAACTTTAAGGCTggacaaaaaacagattttccaaTTACAcatgatttttatttgaatgattaataattgattCTTGAAATCCAAGGATCAGTCTTTATATTTGTGCCTTTACTCAGTAAACATGTACACGTGAACTGTGTTGTGTGTCAGCAGTGGTTACTTGTTGTAAATGGTTTGGTTAGAGCAGcataatgtgtaaaatgtctactTTGTGGAAATCGAGttattataatgtgttattatAATCTGCTATGTTAGCTGCCTTGGGTCAcaacagtcctgtaaactgtgACATGAATAGTTTCGGTCTTTGGACCTGCTGCAATTTACGGGACTGTTGTGACTCAGGATGGTCAGCTGACTCTGACTGTCTTGTagggcagtggttctcaaagtgggatCCAGGGACCCCCAGGGTATCCCTGAGGAGGTTCCAGGGgctccccagcaaaaaggggaataatttattgtCACTATAATGCCATCCATaagaaacacaatgacagaatgtatgactattttggtcatgggtttcatcccttcctgtaataaaacatctaaaagcaaaaatcttatcaaatttgagaaccactgttgTAGGGGACCTAAAGATCACATCTACAAGAGGACCAGACTGAAAAAGACTCCTCACACTGATCTGATCTGACTGTGCAGATTGCACTGTATTCAGTCTCTCTCTACCTGCCAGGGAGCTAACACCAGCCTGAGGCTGTCTGCAGGTGTAAGAATGATGTATTGTAAACACCAATACAAACAAGGCAGATTAACCAATGACCAGACCTTCAGTTTATGCCATCTGTGCTCAAAGTGATAAAGTTGAAACAGCAGGTATTGACAGTCCATTTGTTGCCTTATGGGATAGCATTTATGAACTTTGTCTTCTGAActgacatcatttattctttattcagactGAGGttctgcagtttgtcagagatcagctgtgcctctctggtctcagctttgaagtccaacccctcccatctgacaGAGCTGGATCTGAGAGGAAACaagctgcaggattcaggagtgaagcacCTGTcagctggactggagagtccacactgtagattggagactctgaggtcagttcattGATtgtctgttactattgttgatcttaatgtttGACAGCTGAACCTAATTTATATACATCCATGAAGTTAATTTTTTCCccatatattcatatttttactgtataaaATTTGGTCTAtagttataaaagatgactgattcttaaagaaaccatagaaaatgtccactgtcAGTTCATAAAATCAACCAATGTTTATCATTTGTGTACAAaagatcctctcaactaatatgcattttaaattgaaatatttctttactATATTctttataaatggattttaatctacattatttattatttatttattcagattgagtcgctgcagtttgtcagagatcagctgtgcttctctggtctcagctctgaagtccaacccctcctatctgagagagctggatctgtctggaaacaacctgcaggattcaggagtgaagctgctgtgtgattttctggagagtccacactgtagactggagactctgaggtcagacaccatttttacttctgtgctgagattaatcaatcaatcactcaATTTTCATTGACATAGCACCAaatagaaacctcaagcagaaccaggctcttggtgggtggccatctgctttgaccggttgggttgagagagaaagaaaaaggggggggcataataacaacaatcataacaataacaataacagcagcaatagccggGGAAGGACACCAACAAGACCACGAAGGACCGCAAAGGCTCGGCCTGCatcccagggtttcctgcgagatgatgatgaatgcatacagatgggagaggaggaggaggagagaggagctcagtgcatcatgggaagtcccctggcagtctaggtctatagcagcataactaagggctgatccaaggcaagTCTGGCCGGCCCTAACTAATATGATGGTacagttgtggtgacactaaactacagacataaagctgatacTATGCGGATCCATACTGAGCATGTTAATGGGaaagtctttcttttcttgttcagtggtttagtccatTGACTGTGTCAGAGTAATGTTGAGCCACATATTTGAAACCATCATATAACAAcactggataattcactctgaacctctgTTTTTCGTCTTTTATATCTGACagttttaacctgcatcctgttggatTCAGGTGTTTGATGATTCCATCTTCTAAACTTTAGGCCTAAACAAGAAAATAGATTTTCCAATTACTcactatttttatttgattgacCAATAGTTGATTCTTGAAATCTAGAGATCAATCTTTGCATTTGTGCCTTTATTcagtaaacatgtacatgtTCACTGTTTGTTGTATGCATTGGTTACTTGTTGTAAATAGTTCAGTTAGAGCAATGTAAAATGTCTACTTTGTGGAAATTGAGTTATTACAACATGCACAAAAATCGTATTTGAAGTTTAAAAGTAACGTAGATGCTAGCTGCTATATTAGCTGCCTTGAGTCATGACAGTCCTGTAAACCGTGATGTGAATAGTTCTAGTCTGTGGATCTGCCGCAGTTTATGGGACTGCTGTGACTCAGGATGGTCAGCTGACTCTGGCTGTTTTGTGGGAGATCAAGAGATCACATCTATGAGAGGAACAGAATGAAAAAGGGCTCAACACTGATCTGAGCTCTCGGTTTGTTTGTTAATGAGATATTTCTTCctattaaaggggagtttttccttgctgctgtcgtCACATGATGACtaatgggggaatgttgggtatCTggaaattaaagagtatggtctagacctgctctatgtaaaaagtgccctgagttgtgatttggcactatataaatcaaattgacttgacttgacttgatatTAACTCTGACTACAAGATGTGAAATCATGGAAGTTGACTGAACAGTGTGCAGATTGTACtgtattcagtctgtctctacctACTGGGGAGTTAACGCCAACCAGCAGCTGTCTGAAGGTATCAGAATAATGCTTtgtcaacacaaatacaaacagtgcagaTCAGCTAATGAGCACACCttcagtttctgctgtctgtgctcAAAGTTATATAGTTAAAACAGCAGGTACTGTCAGTTCATGTGTTGCATTAAGGGattgcatttatgttttttaatgtgcagaatgatgaagCCCTTGCAAGTGATGCAGGTCTtatgttattctttttttaaaatttgatttgatttattgaatgggacagtgtgcagttttaaacattaaagatgcactgcactggagCTATCTCagagctaatttgcatctgtagtcccccacaatcaaaacatacaacagcacaacaacaaacagtacaaagcaaaaaaacaacaacacacagaacacaccatacaaaatacaaagctacacacaacagcacatcacatacatccacaatgtcaattagaaattaataatgtaaactagacttAGTGgtcagctgattggtctttagtagattttttaatttggccttgaatgtattgattgaactacagttcttcatatcatcaggtagggcattccactgagttgtggctttcacagagaaagctgactgcccaaatgcagtgcgacaaaatggtatggtacaatcctGTATAGAAGATATTCTGGcagatctaatagaacttactgagtgagtgtacacaaagtcacatagtggaggaggggccaaaccatttaaaattttataaactagacACAAATTTGAGagtaatctaaaattgtcaaagctcagttAATTATATTTCTCCAGTACGCTACAGTGATGGATATGTATTGGCTTTGCGTctagagtttttagagtttgtttgtataaggacccAAGAGGTTTTATGgatgtttctccagcctgcccccaacatgtgatgcataagacatatgggaaagaatcatagcatgcataaatatcttggctgtgtCCAAAGCGAGACAGTCATATCTAGAATTTGTTACgctgtactttatggttttaactgttttaacatgttaacatgtttcttaaagttcaaatttggatccagtgtcacaccaagatatttaaaatcagtaattgtcaattttttcaccattgatgaaaacatcagcattaggaggttgtaccatggttttagagaaaaacatacctttggtcttgtttacatttagactcagacatgattgatcaagccaatgtgtgatcctttccaatgcaattgttagcttagcagcagctaattcagctgtttttgcgtgtgtgtacacaacggtgtcatctgcatacatttgtagttctacatcatgacactggtgagggagatcattaatatataggctaaataataggggaccttacactgacccttgtggagcacccattgtgcacttcatgttactggacagtgtgtcaccaactttaacacattgtatcctattagataaatatgaagacatccatgccagtgctctagatgagaagttaaattcagagagttttaaaacatcatgattgactgtatc carries:
- the LOC137192337 gene encoding NACHT, LRR and PYD domains-containing protein 3-like isoform X2, whose protein sequence is MTKIMDLLNILDDLRDNEFENFKWFLKYEKVGDIEPIKENPLSKAERRDTVDLMVQKYEFAGAVEVIKSILKKISRNDLVRKLPNVSSGAEDSGLHKVSDIYKFSLRRTYQHVTEGNVKAGSRTLLNRIYTELYITEGKSEEVNTQHEVRQLETTSKMETLHDTPIKCHDIFKALPDQHRHIIRVVLTNGVAGIGKTISVQKFILDWAEGLENQDVDLVILLSFRELNLIKDKQYSLLMLIHDFHPILQKVTAEKLTDCNVLFIFDGLDESRLSLDFKNRKVVSDVTQKSSVSVLLTNLIEGNLLPLALVWITSRPAAASQIPLTYVDRVTEVRGFTDAQKEEYFRRKFSDEKLSNRIISHIKTSRILHIMCMIPIFCWITARVLKCMLTTDQRGELPKTLTDMYSHFLLLLCWTKRKKQNYDEEHETSPQELTEADREVLLKLGRLAFEHLKKGNIMFYKEDLEQCGLDVTEASVCSGVCTEIFKKESVIFQKTVYCFVHLSVQEFLAAVYMYHCYTNRKAEVLEEFLGEEYKLRQSKPKSFLEKISAYFRNNDRHDPSDSNHNYPSLDDFLRRAMEKSLRNENGHLDLFVRFLHGLSLESNQSLLGDLLGQTEKSPEIIQRVTNNLKKMNTLDISPDRSINIFHCLMEMNDCSVHQEIQEFLKSENRSEKRLSDIHCSALAYMLQMSEEVLDELDLKKYNTSLEGRKRLIPAVRNCRKARLSGCILSEISCASLASALKSNPSHLRELDLSENKLLDSGVKLLCDFLESPHCRLEILILGDCRLSEISCESLASALKSNPSHLRELDLRGNYMLQDSGVKLLCDFLKSPHCKLKTLRLRFCSLSEISCASLVSALKSNPSHLTELDLRGNKLQDSGVKHLSAGLESPHCRLETLRLSRCSLSEISCASLVSALKSNPSYLRELDLSGNNLQDSGVKLLCDFLESPHCRLETLRLSCCSLSEISCASLASALKSNPSHLTELELRNNKLQVSDMKLLSDLKQSQHCRLETLRSVES